A window from Fibrobacter sp. encodes these proteins:
- the rodA gene encoding rod shape-determining protein RodA, which translates to MMEIKRKGSFDFPLFFLALSLWIIGIFLIYSATYFHESGPLAGIYKQQIIWVAMAIFIIMAIISIPGRLFYGFAYIFYAISVVMLVMALVMGVSAKGAERWIIIAGFKLQPSEFAKIGLLLALARYLSEKTVSLERITSFIIPGLLIGVPFLLVLKQPDLGTAGVFCAMSLPMFFWGGLTVLEVFYIISPLFSLVFSAIPLILSFGSDHGWGIVGAIPWGFFFLTLCAILYFARPSMFIMIGVVASSLFTATITTVVWNSFLKDYQKMRIISFINPQADPFGAGYQVIQSKVAVGSGHLFGKGFLKGTQSKLSYLPEQHTDFIFSVLGEQFGIVGCTIVILLFLLLIVRGLILTQSSRNRFFNLVMVGSVSIIGFHVFVNTAMTIGMMPVTGIPLSFLSYGGSFVLTMAIIVGLMLNTRASDHDF; encoded by the coding sequence ATGATGGAAATCAAAAGAAAAGGGTCCTTCGATTTTCCTCTGTTCTTCCTGGCGCTTTCGCTCTGGATCATAGGCATTTTTCTTATTTACAGTGCCACTTATTTTCATGAGAGCGGCCCCCTTGCTGGTATTTACAAACAGCAGATTATCTGGGTGGCGATGGCAATTTTTATTATTATGGCAATAATCTCCATTCCTGGCCGGCTTTTTTACGGCTTCGCATATATCTTTTATGCCATTTCGGTGGTGATGCTGGTGATGGCGCTTGTGATGGGAGTTTCGGCAAAGGGAGCTGAGCGGTGGATAATCATTGCCGGTTTCAAACTTCAGCCATCAGAGTTCGCAAAGATAGGACTGCTTCTGGCCCTGGCCCGTTATCTTTCTGAAAAAACAGTCAGTCTGGAAAGGATAACATCATTTATTATCCCCGGGCTTCTTATCGGAGTTCCCTTCCTGCTGGTTCTTAAACAGCCGGATCTGGGAACTGCGGGTGTATTCTGTGCCATGTCTCTTCCCATGTTCTTCTGGGGCGGATTGACAGTTCTGGAAGTTTTCTATATTATCTCGCCCCTGTTCTCACTTGTGTTTTCCGCAATTCCGCTTATCCTCTCTTTCGGAAGTGACCATGGATGGGGTATAGTGGGTGCCATACCATGGGGATTCTTTTTTCTGACACTTTGCGCAATACTCTATTTTGCCAGACCATCGATGTTCATAATGATCGGGGTGGTGGCCTCGTCCCTGTTTACAGCTACAATCACAACCGTAGTCTGGAACAGTTTTCTCAAAGATTATCAGAAAATGCGCATTATCTCTTTTATCAATCCTCAGGCTGATCCGTTCGGAGCCGGTTATCAGGTGATTCAGTCAAAGGTAGCGGTAGGTTCGGGGCACTTGTTTGGAAAAGGATTCCTGAAAGGCACTCAATCGAAATTATCCTATCTTCCTGAGCAGCACACTGATTTTATCTTTTCGGTGCTGGGGGAACAGTTTGGAATTGTCGGGTGTACAATTGTGATACTTCTGTTCCTTCTTCTGATAGTAAGGGGTCTGATACTCACACAGTCTTCCAGAAACCGGTTTTTTAATCTCGTTATGGTGGGATCAGTTTCGATCATCGGTTTTCACGTGTTTGTAAATACTGCAATGACTATCGGAATGATGCCGGTTACCGGGATTCCGCTGTCTTTTCTCAGCTATGGCGGATCATTTGTGCTTACCATGGCCATAATAGTAGGTCTGATGCTTAACACCAGGGCCTCAGACCATGATTTCTAA